Genomic window (Ignavibacteria bacterium):
AGGAGGAACTCATTTTGTCAATTTTAATGCTATGGCCTTGCCAAGTGGAGTCTATATTTATTCGCTTCGTGTAAACGGATTTGTTCAGAATCAGAAGATGATTCTCTCGAAGTAATATTTAGAAAACCCGACTCGCTGCGGCGGGTTGGGTTTCTATCATTATAACCTATTGCCAAAATTTTTATTGAGTTTATTAACAAGAAGTATTCATTTAAATAATTTCTCAATCGCTCAAAATCTTAATTACTTCAGCAGCACTTAACTTGGCCCGAATAGACTTACCAATTGATTCGATATTGAACACGACCCAATTTCCATCACTATTCATTTGGACAATTCCTTCCATTCCTTCAAGCGGGCCGGTAACCACTTTAATTTTATCCCCTTTGTTAAAATATTCTCCAACCAGCAACGATTCGGCTTTATGTTCGAGCAGTCGTTTTATTCCATCGATCTGAAATTCTGGTACAACTGCAATCCTGCCATTGAACATTATACACTTGACCACACCTTGTGTTTGCAGAACTGCAAGTCGTTCTTTTTCGTCCGCATGTGCAAATATGTAACTCTTAAAAAGTGGTTCTTCTACTTTCTTTTTTCGGTCACTCCACTTCCGAACCACAGTAATCAGCGGAAGAAAACTTTCAATTCCTTTTTCGTTTAATGCGAGATCAACTTTTTTTTCAAATCGCGACTTAGTATAAAAGACATACCAGTTCTTAGTTATTATACTCATTGCTTTTTTAAATCAACTTTTTTTAGAGTTTTGTTAAATAATTCTTGACTAACGATTCGAGTTCACCCTCATTTCTATAACTCGAAACTGATAATAATTTATGTTCGCAGCCCTTTATCATTGCAGAGATTCTTTTAGCTTGATCGGAGTAAAGTGCCATTACAGATTTCTTAAGAGTAAATAGAGCATAAGCGATTTCAAATCCGACCCCTAAACTCGGACCAGAAACCTCAGCGATGACTGCGTCTGATTCTTCAAGCCAATTTATGTCACGTTCATAGATTTCTTTATCGTTAAGTGTAGGATTTGGAATTAAATCCGGTTCGTGGAGTGCATTAAATCCGTTTTCATTTACAATTTCGATAATTCGCCGATAACTTTTTTGAAACGTAACATCTCCGCTGATCGGACCTGCACAATATATTTTTTTCATAGTCAGCTCAACACCTTTTTGTAATGAGCCTCGTATTGCTTAACAATTTTATCTTTGTTGAAACATTTCTCAGCCCTCATTCTCGCATTCTCAGAAAATAATTTGTATTTATTTTCATTAGTAAGGAGATCAATTGCATATTTCGCCATGCGATCAATATCTCCAATTTCTGCTATGAAACCAGTTTCAGCATGAACTACAAGCTCTGGCAGTCCACCAACGCTTGATGAGATCGTTGGAAGTCCGC
Coding sequences:
- a CDS encoding nucleoside 2-deoxyribosyltransferase, producing MKKIYCAGPISGDVTFQKSYRRIIEIVNENGFNALHEPDLIPNPTLNDKEIYERDINWLEESDAVIAEVSGPSLGVGFEIAYALFTLKKSVMALYSDQAKRISAMIKGCEHKLLSVSSYRNEGELESLVKNYLTKL
- a CDS encoding UpxY family transcription antiterminator, which gives rise to MSIITKNWYVFYTKSRFEKKVDLALNEKGIESFLPLITVVRKWSDRKKKVEEPLFKSYIFAHADEKERLAVLQTQGVVKCIMFNGRIAVVPEFQIDGIKRLLEHKAESLLVGEYFNKGDKIKVVTGPLEGMEGIVQMNSDGNWVVFNIESIGKSIRAKLSAAEVIKILSD